From the genome of Leishmania infantum JPCM5 genome chromosome 34, one region includes:
- a CDS encoding putative ribosomal protein L3, whose amino-acid sequence MSHCKFEHPRHGHLGFLPRKRSRQIRGRARAFPKDDATQKPHLTSFMVFKAGMTHIVRDVDRPGSKVNKKEVVEPVTILEAPPMVIVGIVGYRQTPVGLKTIGTVWAHHTSVEFRRRYYKNWKQSAQLAFSRQKQFANTKEGKVAEARTLNAFAKKASVIRVIAHTQLRKLRNHRVGVKKAHVQEIQINGGNVAAKIALAKSLLEKEVRVDSVFQQSEACDVCSVTKGHGTEGVVKRWGVACLPRKTHRGLRKVACIGAWHPARVMYTVARAGQHGYHHRTQLNKKIYQIGRSVAVEPNQATTTYDLTAKTITPMGGFVGYGTVRNDYVMLKGSVSGPRRRVMTLRRPMAPQTSRHLKEKIVLKFIDTSSKIGHGRFQTKKEKNQWFGPLKKDRIRREERLRKERAARAVERKAKVAKK is encoded by the coding sequence ATGTCTCACTGCAAGTTCGAGCACCCCCGCCACGGCCATCTCGGCTTCCTGCCGCGCAAGCGCTCGCGCCAGATCcgcggccgcgcgcgcgcgttccCCAAGGACGACGCGACGCAGAAGCCCCACCTGACGAGTTTCATGGTGTTCAAGGCCGGCATGACGCACATTGTGCGTGATGTCGATCGCCCTGGATCGAAGGTGAACaagaaggaggtggtggagccGGTGACGATTCTggaggcgccgccgatggTGATTGTCGGCATTGTGGGCTACCGCCAAACGCCGGTCGGCCTGAAGACGATCGGCACCGTGTGGGCGCACCACACGAGCGTGGAgttccgccgccgctactaCAAGAACTGGAAGCAGTCCGCGCAACTGGCCTTCTCCCGCCAGAAGCAGTTCGCGAACACGAAGGAGGGCAAGGTCgccgaggcgcgcacgctgaaCGCGTTCGCGAAGAAGGCGTCCGTCATCCGCGTgatcgcgcacacgcagctgcgcaagcttCGCAACCACCGCGTGGGCGTGAAGAAGGCGCATGTGCAGGAGATCCAGATCAACGGCGGTAACGTTGCGGCGAAGATCGCGCTGGCCAAGTCcttgctggagaaggaggtgcgcgtgGACTCCGTGTTCCAGCAGTCGGAGGCGTGCGACGTGTGCTCCGTGACGAAAGGCCACGGTACGGAGGGCGTGGTGAAGCGCTGGGGCGTTGCCTGCCTGCCACGCAAGACGCACCGCGGTCTGCGCAAGGTTGCGTGCATCGGCGCGTGGCACCCTGCCCGCGTCATGTACACTGTCGCGCGCGCCGGTCAGCACGGttaccaccaccgcacgcaGCTGAACAAGAAGATCTACCAGATCGGCCGCTCCGTTGCTGTGGAACCGAACCAGGCGACGACGACCTACGATCTGACGGCCAAGACGATCACACCCATGGGTGGCTTCGTCGGCTACGGCACGGTGCGCAACGACTACGTGATGCTGAAGGGCTCCGTGTCTGGTCCGCGCCGCCGTGTGATGACGCTCCGCCGCCCGATGGCACCGCAGACGTCGCGCCACCTGAAGGAGAAGATCGTGCTGAAGTTCATCGACACTAGCTCGAAGATTGGCCACGGCCGCTTCCAGacgaagaaggagaagaaCCAGTGGTTCGGCCCGCTCAAGAAGGACCGCATCCGCCGCgaggagcgcctgcgcaaGGAGCGCGCTGCCCGCGCCGTGGAGCGCAAGGCAAAGGTCGCGAAGAAGTAA
- a CDS encoding putative protein kinase, whose protein sequence is MQVDIGNNTVLQNFSSIVSSAEIRQLNDRLQQAYAGAAPAQATAAGHQEGGEPGTVLSQRRVYHNAVEGAAGAPSSHPNVSRLRRRSSLNLSRSSAGSRHSYHHYQGRQHGSTPRSRSGHSQSPEQPALWPQQATLGVSHIAAVTRITTPANSSTAVNNASVPSRANISGIPRILNSHVVQPPHLQQLLAPPQQTPAVFGGIGPSPAPMATVTSTPHRQQGWPDAAQDKGGAASPAGAVDGAPVCAGDNRSKGMFGKEGDGNCRRDEGSGPHGGGDARSRNCNDKPAAAASPKLAHTKIQVGMRLRRWIIINRIGAGSFGETFTAMEVDGPAEEEDSLTVASENMKLLENLPPVEERNEVCIKVEQENKNVLRLEALALKKVQPCPQVVRYLGSGCTNGMNYLVMEKLGSNLAELRRRSQHGTFNIYTTLKAGVSCLTAIRGVHDLGLVHRDIKPSNFVTGLPGTPDHTTCYLIDFGLARRFRRSNGEIRPPRENAGFRGTSRYASVASHHHQELGRVDDLWSLLFMLVEFATGTLPWRKYKEKDDIGRCKEESISPHLVRNLPREFQPFLAHLQTLRYEDEPDYDLLLTLMHRALERRGYPPNKPVEWEIDSSLADSCIDADGAPVVNAGAGAVQGSAAHLRDVGPAPDAAGNGHSIDGNASGRPLQPPPRRAAPLPGAVEMGSRELLHMPLHPDAAQPNSVASRVGSGNGAAGNGATASGYPADALHPHNSGTLRVSEVDIGGSGACQDSMHGNPPVGVDVSVQNRGPRPQGDSVDIPLTTACLAAEGSESPRAQASSGEYDHNEYSLRENGSGAYSPPMAPVSYFNAAVASGADPPGSSPAAGSLANSALEPNNATHWRETAAERNGLKRRSGQQQRENECDIPDITKRGAGRWHQHMVGPTADLDASVAADEQGEAHYGKDGKASSKKKLQCECVVM, encoded by the coding sequence ATGCAAGTCGATATCGGCAACAACACAGTCCTGCAGAACTTTAGCAGCATCGTCTCCAGTGCGGAGATTCGTCAGCTCAACGATCGTCTTCAGCAGGCCTacgccggtgcagcgccCGCTCAAGCTACCGCAGCAGGTCACCAGGAAGGCGGTGAACCTGGCACCGTGCTGTCCCAGCGACGCGTGTACCACAACGCTGTTGAAGGAGCAGCCGGTGCGCCGAGTAGCCACCCGAACGTTTCCCGCTTGCGTCGGCGCTCGTCTCTGAACCTGAGTCGCTCGTCCGCGGGATCGCGCCACTCGTATCACCACTACCAGGGTAGGCAACACGGCAGCACTccacgcagccgctccggGCACTCCCAGTCGCCTGAGCAGCCGGCTCTTTGGCCACAGCAGGCGACCCTCGGTGTATCGCATATCGCTGCAGTTACGCGGATAACCACCCCGGCgaacagcagcacggcggttAACAACGCGTCTGTGCCAAGCCGAGCTAACATTTCCGGCATACCTCGGATCCTCAACAGCCACGTTGTACAGCCGCCGCATctacagcagctgctcgcacCGCCGCAACAGACACCAGCGGTCTTCGGTGGTATAgggccgtcgccggcgcctaTGGCTACCGTCACTTCGACCCCGCATCGGCAACAGGGCTGGcccgacgcggcgcaggaCAAGGGCGGGGCAGCCTCTCCGGCCGGAGCTGTAGACGGCGCGCCCGTGTGCGCCGGAGACAACCGTAGCAAAGGGATGTTCGGCAAAGAGGGCGACGGGAACTGCCGTCGCGATGAGGGCAGCGgcccgcacggcggcggcgatgcccgCAGCCGCAACTGCAACGATAAacccgccgcagccgccagccCGAAACTAGCACACACGAAGATTCAGGTAGGCATGCGCTTGCGTCGATGGATCATCATTAATCGCATCGGCGCCGGATCCTTCGGTGAAACGTTCACTGCCATGGAGGTGGACGGCccggccgaggaggaggatagTCTCACCGTAGCCTCGGAGAACATGAAGCTACTGGAAAATTTGCCCCCGGTAGAGGAGCGTAACGAGGTGTGCATTAAAGTGGagcaagaaaacaaaaatgTACTGCGACTAGAGGCGCTGGCCTTGAAAAAGGTGCAGCCGTGCCCCCAAGTCGTGCGCTATCTTGGTAGCGGCTGCACTAATGGAATGAACTACCTGGTGATGGAAAAGTTAGGCTCGAACCTAgccgagctgcgccgtcgaAGCCAGCATGGCACTTTCAACATCTACACGACACTCAAAGCCGGCGTCTCGTGCCTGACAGCGATCCGCGGAGTTCACGACCTTGGGCTGGTACACCGCGACATCAAGCCGTCGAACTTTGTTACCGGGCTGCCCGGCACTCCGGACCACACCACGTGCTACTTGATCGACTTCGGCCTCGcccgccgcttccgccgctCGAACGGCGAAATCCGCCCGCCGCGCGAAAACGCCGGGTTTCGTGGAACGAGCCGGTACGCCTCTGTCGCCTCGCATCACCACCAGGAGCTGGGCCGCGTAGATGACTTGTGGAGCTTGCTTTTCATGCTCGTAGAGTTTGCCACCGGCACCCTACCGTGGCGCAAGTACAAGGAGAAGGATGACATTGGGCGCTGCAAGGAGGAGTCCATCAGCCCGCATCTCGTGCGCAACCTGCCACGAGAGTTTCAGCCCTTCTTAGCTCATTTGCAGACCCTCCGCTACGAGGACGAACCGGACTACGACCTGCTCCTCACGCTCATGCATCGCGCGCTGGAGCGTCGCGGCTATCCGCCCAATAAGCCGGTAGAGTGGGAGATCGACTCGTCATTGGCGGACTCTTGCAtagacgccgacggtgcccCTGTCGTGAACGcgggtgctggagcggtgCAGGGCTCGGCGGCGCACCTTCGCGATGTCGGCCCGGCACCTGACGCCGCGGGAAATGGGCATTCGATCGACGGCAACGCTAGTGGCAGACCGCTGCAACCGCCACCTCGTAGGGCAGCTCCACTGCCTGGCGCTGTAGAAATGGGTTCACGAGAGCTCCTGCACATGCCCCTGCACCCCGATGCGGCCCAACCGAACAGCGTTGCCAGCCGCGTAGGCAGCGGCAATGGCGCTGCAGGAAatggcgccaccgcgagtGGATACCCGGCAGACGCTCTGCATCCGCATAACAGCGGCACACTACGTGTGAGCGAGGTTGACATTGGCGGCTCTGGCGCTTGTCAGGATAGTATGCACGGCAACCCGCCGGTCGGGGTAGATGTTTCCGTGCAGAACCGTGGACCGCGCCCGCAAGGCGATTCTGTCGACATTCCTCTCACTACAGCGTGTCTTGCCGCCGAAGGCAGCGAGTCACCCCGCGCACAAGCCAGTTCGGGCGAGTACGACCACAACGAATACTCCCTGCGTGAAAACGGTAGCGGTGCGTATAGTCCCCCCATGGCGCCTGTTTCCTATTTTAATGCCGCGGTAGCTTCTGGCGCTGATCCGCCCGGCAGCTCCCCAGCAGCTGGGTCGCTGGCGAACTCAGCGCTGGAACCAAACAACGCTACTCACTGGAGAGAGACGGCCGCCGAGCGCAACGGGTTAAAGCGCCGATCGGGTCAACAGCAGCGCGAAAACGAATGCGACATTCCAGACATCACGAAGAGGGGGGCAGGCCGATGGCATCAGCACATGGTCGGCCCCACCGCCGATCTTGACGCCTCCGTGGCAGCAGACGAGCAAGGGGAGGCGCACTACGGTAAGGATGGTAAGGCGTCATCTAAGAAGAAGTTACAGTGCGAATGCGTTGTAATGTAG